One Gordonia zhaorongruii DNA segment encodes these proteins:
- a CDS encoding alpha/beta fold hydrolase translates to MTTRTGTAPVGEIGLHYEEFGDPEDPAVLLIMGLGAQMVFWRTEFCEKIAAAGYRVIRFDNRDCGLSDKLDGVRAGGDPLLVKMAKFFVGLPVKGSAYTLLDLANDAAGVLDHLNIDRAHIVGASMGGMITQVFAAEHADRTLTATVIMSSNNRRFLPPPGPRQLLALISRPPSGREAAIANSAKMSGIIGSPVYPQTPETARVRATEYYDRCNYPAGFARQFAAILGSGQLVGYDKRIKAPTLVLHGSHDKLMRPSGAHAIARTVPNARLSMVGGMAHDIPEPLWDQIITELTEHFSTS, encoded by the coding sequence CATTACGAGGAGTTCGGCGATCCCGAGGATCCGGCGGTACTTCTCATCATGGGCCTCGGTGCCCAGATGGTCTTCTGGCGTACCGAGTTCTGCGAGAAGATCGCCGCCGCCGGTTACCGCGTCATCCGTTTCGATAACCGCGACTGCGGTCTATCGGACAAGCTGGACGGAGTTCGAGCCGGCGGCGACCCACTCCTCGTGAAGATGGCCAAGTTCTTCGTCGGGCTCCCGGTGAAGGGATCCGCCTACACCCTGCTCGATCTCGCGAACGATGCCGCAGGTGTTCTCGACCACTTGAACATCGACCGTGCGCACATCGTCGGCGCGTCGATGGGCGGCATGATCACGCAGGTGTTCGCCGCCGAGCACGCCGACCGCACGTTGACCGCGACCGTCATCATGTCGAGCAACAACCGCCGATTCCTGCCGCCGCCCGGACCACGGCAGCTTCTCGCCCTGATCTCCCGGCCACCGAGCGGCCGAGAGGCGGCCATCGCGAACTCGGCCAAGATGAGCGGCATCATCGGCAGCCCGGTCTATCCGCAGACGCCGGAGACAGCACGGGTTCGCGCCACCGAGTACTACGACCGCTGCAACTACCCGGCAGGATTCGCCCGTCAGTTCGCGGCGATCCTCGGTTCAGGGCAGCTCGTCGGCTACGACAAGCGCATCAAGGCACCCACACTGGTTCTGCACGGGTCGCACGACAAGTTGATGCGGCCGTCCGGGGCGCACGCCATCGCACGAACCGTCCCGAATGCCCGGCTCTCGATGGTCGGCGGGATGGCACACGACATCCCCGAGCCGCTGTGGGACCAGATCATCACCGAACTGACCGAGCACTTCTCCACGTCGTAG
- a CDS encoding methyltransferase domain-containing protein, translating into MSTSTNTSPDDLPFAERKVEDLPGHWLLARLGKRVLRPGGRVMTEQLLDDASLTDADVVELAPGLGKTAASIMDRKPRDYVGVESDPAAAALTESAIGGRGRVVSGDGAATGIDDASTDAVVAEAMLTMQSDKHKAEIVAEAFRILRPGGRYAIHEMSLNPDTLSNDQKTDIRRALARSIKVNARPLTEDEWRALFTEAGFTIERVRFAPMSLLEPRRVIADEGFGRTLRFVVNVIREPAARKRIVDMRSVFTKYKRNLAAIEIVAVKPQTS; encoded by the coding sequence ATGAGCACGAGCACCAACACCTCCCCCGACGATCTTCCCTTCGCTGAACGCAAGGTCGAGGACCTGCCAGGACACTGGCTTCTGGCCCGACTCGGCAAGCGGGTGCTTCGGCCCGGTGGCCGTGTGATGACCGAACAGCTCCTCGACGACGCATCGCTCACCGACGCCGACGTGGTGGAACTCGCCCCCGGACTCGGTAAGACCGCGGCGTCGATCATGGACCGCAAGCCCCGCGACTACGTGGGCGTCGAATCCGATCCCGCCGCAGCCGCACTCACCGAGAGTGCGATCGGCGGCCGCGGCCGCGTGGTCTCCGGCGATGGTGCCGCCACCGGGATCGACGATGCGAGCACCGACGCGGTGGTAGCTGAGGCCATGCTCACGATGCAGTCCGACAAGCACAAAGCTGAGATCGTCGCCGAGGCGTTCCGCATCCTCCGCCCCGGCGGCCGTTACGCGATTCACGAGATGTCGCTGAACCCGGACACCCTCAGTAACGACCAGAAGACCGATATCCGGCGCGCACTCGCACGGTCGATCAAAGTCAACGCCCGGCCTCTCACTGAGGACGAGTGGCGTGCGCTCTTCACCGAGGCCGGATTCACCATCGAGCGCGTCCGATTCGCACCGATGTCGCTTCTCGAACCTCGCCGAGTGATCGCCGACGAGGGGTTCGGCCGAACTCTGAGGTTCGTCGTGAACGTCATCCGCGAGCCTGCAGCCCGCAAGCGCATCGTGGACATGCGGTCCGTATTCACGAAGTACAAGCGCAACCTCGCAGCGATCGAGATCGTCGCGGTGAAGCCGCAGACGAGCTGA
- a CDS encoding acyl-CoA dehydrogenase family protein, which yields MAPQNPEVPDDVFAEVLTQITQFVRTRAVPRELEIASTDEIPDDLREQAKAMGLFGYAIPQRWGGLGLDLSQDVEVAMELGYTAISLRSMFGTNNGIAGQVLVGFGTDRQRDRWLPAIASGDVVASFALTEPGAGSNPAGLKTTARRDGDGWIINGGKQFITNATRADLFVVFARTDPAPDHGTGIAVFLVPADSPGLEVGAKDAKMGQAGSSTADVTFADVRVEAGALVGGDAETGYRAAMASLARGRVHIAALAVGQAQRALDESVAHAATATQGGTPIGDFQLVQAMIADQQTGVMAGRALVRDAARAWVDETDRRIAPSVAKLFCTEMAGKVADLAVQVHGGSGYMRGVAVERIYRDVRLLRLYEGTSEIQQLIVGGGLIRAEKKKAQ from the coding sequence ATGGCACCCCAGAATCCCGAAGTTCCCGATGACGTCTTCGCCGAAGTCCTGACGCAGATCACGCAGTTCGTGCGGACCCGGGCCGTTCCCCGCGAGCTCGAGATCGCGTCGACAGACGAGATTCCCGACGACCTCCGGGAACAGGCCAAGGCCATGGGGCTGTTCGGGTATGCGATCCCCCAGCGATGGGGTGGCCTCGGACTGGACCTGAGTCAGGACGTCGAAGTCGCCATGGAACTCGGCTACACCGCGATCTCGTTGCGTTCCATGTTCGGGACCAACAATGGGATCGCCGGTCAGGTTCTGGTCGGGTTCGGAACCGACCGGCAACGCGATCGGTGGCTGCCCGCCATCGCGTCGGGAGACGTCGTCGCGTCCTTCGCGCTCACCGAGCCGGGCGCCGGATCCAATCCCGCCGGGTTGAAGACGACCGCGCGGAGAGACGGCGACGGATGGATCATCAACGGCGGCAAGCAGTTCATCACCAACGCCACGCGGGCGGACCTGTTCGTCGTGTTCGCCCGAACCGACCCCGCACCCGATCACGGCACCGGCATCGCCGTCTTCCTCGTTCCTGCCGACAGCCCTGGCCTCGAGGTCGGAGCGAAGGACGCGAAGATGGGACAGGCGGGGTCGAGTACTGCCGACGTCACCTTCGCCGATGTCCGTGTGGAGGCCGGCGCGCTTGTCGGAGGCGATGCGGAGACGGGCTACCGGGCGGCGATGGCGTCCCTGGCACGCGGACGCGTCCACATCGCGGCACTGGCCGTCGGGCAGGCTCAGCGCGCCCTCGACGAATCGGTTGCCCACGCCGCCACGGCGACGCAGGGCGGCACACCGATCGGCGACTTCCAGCTCGTTCAGGCCATGATCGCCGATCAGCAGACCGGCGTCATGGCCGGCCGGGCACTCGTGCGTGATGCCGCGCGAGCGTGGGTGGACGAGACCGATCGCCGCATCGCTCCGTCTGTGGCCAAGCTGTTCTGCACCGAGATGGCCGGGAAGGTCGCCGACCTCGCCGTCCAGGTGCACGGCGGCTCCGGGTACATGCGCGGTGTCGCCGTCGAACGCATCTACCGCGACGTCCGGCTGCTCCGGCTCTACGAAGGCACCAGCGAGATCCAGCAGCTGATCGTCGGAGGCGGGCTGATCCGCGCCGAGAAGAAGAAGGCGCAGTGA
- a CDS encoding N-acetylmuramoyl-L-alanine amidase codes for MAWTGDPVWLADVLRAEGLRVVEHDGWRGRGHGDFRNILGVLCHHTAGGGADDWRVVQYGRPDLPGPLAQLVLERDGTVRVIAVGVCWHAGRGSWPGWPTDDANWHTIGIEAVNDGRGQVWPAVQLDAYKRICAAIARRVGFGAGMVVGHKEYSSEGKIDPAGIEMAAFRADVASLISEGAPRSGESQIASEAATAAWLGDRITDGVTPTRDGVGRFAEFRNGAVYWNPRVAGGAAIAVPSHVHDVWQKNGWEQGFLGYPVRRHAVVEGVGDIQAFQGGVVYRRYGEPGFPVRGVIGDRWAMEGYEVGPLGWPVSDEYAYDGGKKQDFENGSLVWHPSGAVKERRA; via the coding sequence ATGGCGTGGACTGGTGATCCGGTCTGGCTCGCAGATGTGCTGCGTGCCGAAGGGCTGAGGGTCGTGGAGCACGATGGATGGCGTGGTCGTGGGCATGGCGACTTCCGGAACATCCTCGGTGTCCTCTGTCACCACACCGCAGGTGGTGGAGCCGACGACTGGCGCGTCGTGCAGTACGGTAGGCCAGACCTGCCCGGTCCGCTCGCGCAACTCGTGCTCGAGCGAGACGGCACCGTCCGGGTGATCGCGGTGGGCGTCTGCTGGCACGCGGGCCGTGGATCCTGGCCAGGATGGCCCACCGACGATGCGAACTGGCACACGATCGGCATCGAGGCGGTCAACGACGGGCGGGGTCAGGTGTGGCCCGCCGTCCAGCTGGACGCCTACAAGCGGATCTGTGCAGCGATCGCGCGCCGCGTCGGATTCGGTGCCGGAATGGTCGTGGGGCACAAGGAGTACAGCTCCGAAGGGAAGATCGATCCGGCGGGGATCGAGATGGCGGCGTTCCGTGCGGACGTGGCATCGCTGATCTCCGAGGGCGCGCCGAGATCCGGCGAAAGCCAGATCGCTTCTGAGGCGGCGACGGCCGCCTGGTTGGGCGATCGGATCACGGACGGGGTGACGCCCACCCGTGACGGGGTCGGGCGTTTCGCCGAGTTCCGGAACGGGGCCGTCTACTGGAATCCGCGAGTGGCGGGCGGCGCTGCGATCGCCGTACCGTCGCACGTCCACGACGTGTGGCAGAAGAACGGCTGGGAGCAGGGATTTCTCGGCTACCCGGTGCGCCGTCACGCCGTTGTCGAAGGGGTCGGCGACATCCAGGCGTTTCAGGGCGGCGTGGTCTACCGCCGTTACGGTGAGCCGGGTTTCCCGGTGCGAGGAGTCATCGGCGATCGGTGGGCGATGGAAGGGTACGAAGTCGGGCCGCTCGGCTGGCCCGTATCCGACGAGTACGCCTACGACGGCGGTAAGAAGCAGGATTTCGAGAACGGTTCGCTCGTATGGCACCCCTCGGGTGCAGTCAAGGAGCGGCGGGCCTGA
- a CDS encoding NAD-dependent epimerase/dehydratase family protein, whose protein sequence is MKVAVTGAAGFVGTNLVNQLVADGHDVVAIDRVSPAHDSTHPQVTWTSIDIFDSESLAHAFSGVDTVYHLVAMITLKQSDEVAWRVNTEGVASTARAALTAGVRRFVHCSSIHSFDQYTDNGLVDETSPRSVDPGLPVYDRSKWAGEQELHKVIADGLDAVICNPTGVYGPVDHGLSRINGMLRDAAQGKVPVFVEGTFDLVDVRDVARGLTLAAQHGVTGQNYLLGGSQVRLFDAMQTMAGLCGRFRPLFAIPLSLIKLIVPIAEPISNLLGSDLVSRSSIAALVAQPTVDISKAATELGHRPRPSADTLADLASFLCDSEQMGSARPTSDQRFESAVPSSVA, encoded by the coding sequence ATGAAGGTCGCAGTCACTGGAGCAGCCGGTTTCGTCGGCACGAATCTGGTCAATCAACTCGTCGCCGACGGTCACGACGTCGTCGCTATCGATCGCGTGTCACCGGCGCACGACTCGACCCACCCGCAGGTGACCTGGACCTCGATCGACATCTTCGACTCCGAGTCACTGGCACACGCGTTCTCCGGGGTCGACACCGTGTATCACCTCGTCGCGATGATCACTCTCAAGCAGAGCGACGAAGTTGCCTGGCGCGTGAACACCGAGGGCGTCGCATCGACGGCCAGGGCTGCATTGACGGCCGGGGTCCGCCGCTTCGTTCATTGCAGTTCCATTCACTCCTTCGACCAGTACACCGACAACGGACTCGTCGACGAGACATCGCCGCGGTCGGTCGATCCGGGCCTGCCCGTCTACGACCGTTCGAAGTGGGCAGGAGAACAGGAACTCCACAAGGTGATCGCCGACGGCCTCGACGCGGTGATCTGCAATCCCACCGGCGTGTACGGCCCTGTCGATCACGGCCTGTCGCGCATCAACGGCATGCTTCGCGACGCGGCGCAAGGAAAGGTTCCGGTGTTCGTCGAGGGGACCTTCGACCTCGTGGACGTGCGCGACGTCGCTCGCGGCCTGACTCTCGCCGCCCAGCACGGCGTCACCGGCCAGAACTACCTACTGGGTGGATCCCAGGTACGGCTGTTCGACGCGATGCAGACCATGGCCGGCCTGTGCGGGCGATTCCGCCCGCTCTTCGCCATCCCCCTGAGCCTGATCAAGCTCATCGTGCCGATCGCCGAACCGATCAGCAATCTCCTCGGATCCGATCTCGTCTCGCGCTCGTCGATCGCTGCACTCGTCGCCCAACCGACCGTTGACATCAGCAAGGCCGCAACCGAACTCGGCCATCGGCCACGCCCGTCGGCGGACACTCTCGCCGACCTCGCGTCCTTCCTGTGCGACTCGGAACAGATGGGATCGGCACGTCCGACCTCAGACCAGCGCTTCGAATCGGCCGTTCCCAGCAGCGTCGCCTGA
- a CDS encoding phosphatase PAP2 family protein gives MRNNPRLIAGLLLFTAVCVVGIWIALDDSVPALDRAVTDAVVSHRIPLLTSITSAVTLACSPVAVSAWTMLAAVLLLLRDRTVHRALPLVATVAVAGVVGEILKITVHRHRPPATVQLGPHEAAFSYPSGHVLGTTAFVLTLLLVTTAGSGRAVRGAARFVAPVIVTVAAFTRLYLGAHWLTDVAAAIALGIAASLIVPVWATALEPVIAQHSPPLLRPYLSTDAGSQAAPQRSPLSCSARFDERPQP, from the coding sequence ATGCGCAACAACCCTCGGCTGATCGCGGGCCTCCTCCTCTTCACCGCCGTGTGCGTTGTCGGTATCTGGATCGCACTCGACGACTCGGTACCCGCCCTCGACCGCGCCGTCACGGATGCCGTCGTCAGCCACCGAATCCCACTGCTCACCTCGATCACTTCGGCAGTCACTCTCGCCTGCAGTCCCGTCGCCGTTTCGGCGTGGACGATGCTGGCCGCTGTTCTGCTCCTCCTGCGCGACAGGACTGTTCACCGCGCACTCCCATTGGTCGCGACCGTCGCGGTGGCAGGCGTCGTCGGTGAGATCCTCAAGATCACGGTGCATCGCCACCGCCCGCCGGCCACCGTTCAGCTCGGGCCTCACGAGGCGGCGTTCTCGTACCCGTCTGGGCACGTCCTCGGCACCACTGCTTTCGTCCTGACCCTGCTACTGGTCACCACGGCTGGTTCGGGGCGTGCCGTGCGAGGCGCCGCCCGGTTCGTCGCACCGGTGATCGTGACAGTCGCCGCGTTCACCCGCCTGTACCTGGGAGCTCACTGGCTCACCGACGTCGCCGCAGCCATCGCACTGGGCATCGCCGCGTCGCTGATCGTGCCGGTCTGGGCGACGGCGCTCGAGCCGGTCATCGCGCAGCACTCGCCGCCACTCCTCCGTCCTTACCTCTCGACAGACGCCGGGTCGCAGGCGGCGCCGCAGCGATCGCCCCTCTCCTGTTCAGCACGCTTCGATGAAAGGCCGCAGCCATGA
- a CDS encoding sensor histidine kinase, which translates to MSTASTTVYQRVRRWLRPVRTRLTLLATGLVTVALAIAATVMVGVLHQVLLRSADASTSTRAEQIADEIMHDGPSRVDPDLLTTGQNISVIQVIDKTGRIRFANQPQYDRALSAPVLPGRRATVHGAHAMRGSDDEFRTTVLGVESPQGTFSVAVAAAEEPLNRTAVIVAILCCIAFPLIVIGIAFLTHHFVGRALRPVDDMRKRVDAISGGDIDQRVPVPETDDEIATLATTMNEMLDRIETARTQQLRFVNDASHELNSPLTTLVGLLDLARATDEPIDTETVNSVMLPDALRLQQMVADLLLLARSDESGVPLTTRIVDLDELVSAEIARLEAITDLTVHAEIVAVRINGDGEKLGRALRNIADNAVRHTRDSLTVSLTHDAVARTATITVSDNGTGIPDADKGRVTDRFVRLDTARARTRGGSGLGLAIVSEIVRAHHGTVIVTDSSAGGAMVGFALPTT; encoded by the coding sequence GTGAGCACCGCGTCGACCACGGTCTACCAGCGAGTACGGAGATGGCTGCGTCCCGTCAGGACCAGGCTGACCCTGCTCGCGACCGGACTCGTGACCGTGGCCCTGGCCATCGCGGCAACCGTGATGGTGGGAGTGCTGCACCAGGTTCTACTGAGGTCGGCAGACGCGTCGACGTCGACGCGTGCGGAGCAGATCGCCGACGAGATCATGCACGACGGACCGTCGAGGGTCGACCCGGACCTACTCACCACCGGGCAGAACATCTCGGTCATCCAGGTCATCGACAAGACGGGCCGGATCCGGTTCGCCAATCAACCCCAGTACGACCGAGCTCTCTCCGCGCCCGTGCTCCCGGGGCGACGCGCCACGGTGCACGGCGCGCACGCGATGCGGGGATCCGATGACGAGTTCCGCACAACTGTGCTCGGTGTGGAGTCGCCGCAGGGGACATTCAGCGTCGCTGTCGCCGCCGCGGAGGAGCCTCTCAACCGAACCGCGGTCATCGTCGCGATCCTGTGCTGCATCGCCTTCCCGCTCATCGTCATCGGAATCGCGTTCCTCACACACCATTTCGTCGGGCGGGCGCTGCGCCCGGTCGACGACATGCGGAAACGTGTCGATGCAATCTCCGGCGGAGACATCGACCAGAGAGTCCCCGTCCCCGAGACGGATGACGAGATCGCCACCCTCGCGACGACGATGAACGAGATGCTCGATCGAATCGAGACTGCGCGCACGCAGCAACTCCGCTTCGTGAACGACGCATCGCACGAGCTCAACAGCCCTCTGACCACACTCGTCGGTCTGCTCGACCTGGCCCGCGCCACGGACGAGCCCATCGATACGGAAACCGTGAACTCGGTGATGCTGCCGGATGCGCTCCGACTCCAGCAGATGGTCGCCGACCTGCTTCTGCTTGCTCGATCCGATGAGAGCGGGGTGCCGCTGACGACCCGCATCGTGGACCTCGATGAACTCGTCAGCGCAGAGATCGCCCGACTGGAGGCCATCACGGACCTCACGGTTCACGCCGAGATCGTCGCGGTTCGAATCAACGGAGACGGAGAGAAACTCGGTCGGGCCTTGCGCAACATCGCCGACAACGCCGTCCGGCACACGCGTGATTCGCTGACCGTCTCTTTGACCCACGATGCGGTGGCGCGCACCGCGACCATCACCGTCTCCGACAATGGGACAGGCATTCCGGATGCCGACAAGGGCCGCGTCACCGACCGTTTCGTGCGTCTGGACACCGCACGTGCACGGACGCGCGGCGGCTCCGGTCTCGGACTGGCCATCGTCAGCGAGATCGTCCGCGCACACCACGGCACCGTGATCGTCACGGATTCCAGTGCCGGCGGCGCCATGGTCGGATTCGCGCTGCCGACCACCTGA
- a CDS encoding response regulator transcription factor produces MRVLVVDDDRNVAETVRRMLAAEGWVVDVVHDGVAGLEKATTEAFDVVVLDIMMPGRNGYEVVRDLRAAGVWTPVLMLTAKDGEYDQADAFDFGADDYLTKPFSFVVLIARMRALARRAAPERPSVLSAGSLRLDPGAHTVHRGEVELSLTPREFGVLEYLMRRRGQAVTKTEILDSVWDINYRGNENVVEVYVSYLRKQIDAPFECAAIETVRGVGYRLAADGGG; encoded by the coding sequence GTGCGTGTGCTGGTGGTGGATGACGATCGCAACGTCGCGGAGACGGTTCGGCGGATGCTGGCTGCCGAGGGATGGGTCGTCGACGTGGTCCATGACGGCGTCGCCGGACTGGAGAAGGCGACGACCGAGGCGTTCGACGTCGTCGTTCTCGACATCATGATGCCTGGTCGCAACGGGTACGAAGTGGTCCGCGACCTGCGGGCGGCCGGCGTGTGGACTCCGGTGCTCATGCTGACGGCGAAGGACGGCGAGTACGACCAAGCCGACGCGTTCGATTTCGGTGCCGACGATTACCTCACCAAGCCGTTCTCGTTCGTCGTCCTGATCGCCCGTATGCGTGCGCTCGCGCGCCGGGCCGCACCGGAACGGCCATCCGTCCTGTCTGCGGGGAGCCTGCGGCTGGATCCGGGTGCGCACACAGTGCACCGCGGTGAGGTCGAACTGTCCCTCACACCGCGCGAGTTCGGGGTGCTCGAGTACCTGATGCGCAGACGTGGCCAGGCCGTCACGAAGACGGAGATCCTCGATTCGGTGTGGGACATCAACTACCGGGGGAACGAGAACGTCGTCGAGGTCTACGTCAGCTACCTGCGGAAGCAGATCGATGCGCCGTTCGAGTGTGCCGCGATCGAGACGGTGCGCGGCGTCGGATACCGCCTCGCGGCCGACGGTGGCGGCTGA
- a CDS encoding fused (3R)-hydroxyacyl-ACP dehydratase subunits HadA/HadB: MTAPPPTPDNAADTGSSVASRVGHYYRMNDTFQVGREKIREYARAVQDYHPAHWDPEAAAALGYSGLVAPLTFTSIPAMAANRHLFESVIVGYDTYVQTEQVFEQHRPVVVGDELITDVELSSVRRIAGKDLITVTNTFTDTKGEKVHTMHTTVAGVTAEEVDPAITESVRKVMMHDVSVLAKDDSDAAYTPAARPEGDVHVAEDARVPGSPSFDDLTVGDEIPVRNASLSRGDLVNYAGVAGDANPIHWDEEIARLAGLPDVIAHGMVTMGLGAGFVSSWSGDPGAATRFGVRLASPAIVSAENGGSIEYSGKIKSLDPETRTGVVLVVAKSNGKKIFGLATMAIRFP, encoded by the coding sequence GTGACTGCACCTCCCCCTACCCCAGATAACGCCGCCGACACCGGTTCGTCGGTCGCTTCGCGCGTCGGCCACTACTACCGGATGAACGACACGTTCCAGGTCGGTCGGGAGAAGATCCGCGAGTACGCACGCGCGGTGCAGGATTACCACCCCGCCCACTGGGACCCCGAGGCCGCGGCCGCGTTGGGTTACTCCGGCCTCGTCGCGCCGCTGACCTTCACGTCCATCCCGGCGATGGCCGCCAACCGGCATCTGTTCGAGTCGGTGATCGTCGGGTACGACACGTACGTGCAGACCGAGCAGGTTTTCGAGCAGCACCGACCGGTCGTCGTCGGCGATGAGCTGATCACCGACGTCGAGCTGTCGAGCGTCCGACGGATCGCGGGCAAGGACCTGATCACGGTGACCAATACGTTCACCGACACAAAGGGCGAGAAGGTGCACACGATGCACACCACCGTCGCCGGCGTCACGGCCGAGGAAGTCGACCCGGCTATCACCGAGTCGGTGCGCAAGGTGATGATGCACGATGTCAGCGTGCTCGCGAAGGACGACTCCGACGCGGCGTACACGCCGGCCGCGCGGCCCGAAGGCGACGTCCACGTCGCCGAGGACGCACGAGTTCCCGGAAGCCCGTCGTTCGATGATCTGACGGTCGGTGACGAGATCCCGGTCAGGAACGCAAGCCTTTCGCGCGGCGACCTCGTCAACTACGCAGGTGTCGCGGGTGACGCCAATCCGATCCATTGGGACGAGGAGATCGCTCGCCTTGCGGGACTTCCCGATGTGATCGCCCACGGCATGGTCACGATGGGCCTCGGTGCCGGATTCGTATCCTCGTGGTCAGGTGACCCCGGTGCCGCCACACGATTCGGTGTGCGTCTGGCGTCACCTGCCATCGTCTCCGCGGAGAACGGCGGCAGCATCGAGTACAGCGGCAAGATCAAGTCGCTCGATCCGGAGACGCGTACTGGCGTGGTCCTCGTCGTCGCGAAGTCGAACGGCAAGAAGATCTTCGGTCTCGCCACGATGGCGATCCGGTTCCCCTGA
- a CDS encoding winged helix-turn-helix transcriptional regulator, which produces MITTPRSTCPINRALEMLGDQWSLLILRDISLHDRRSFRDLLAGSDEGISAPVLSRRLADLTAAGFLSKSQVGRGKQGRYSLTELGLTAVPVLVELGRLGTTIDPTTAEHAPYFDAEGPGSLDGRMSALRATHL; this is translated from the coding sequence GTGATCACCACGCCGCGGTCGACCTGCCCGATCAACCGAGCCCTTGAGATGCTCGGGGATCAATGGAGCCTGCTCATCCTGCGCGACATCAGCCTGCATGATCGGCGCTCGTTCCGCGATCTTCTGGCGGGCAGCGACGAGGGCATCAGCGCGCCAGTCCTATCGCGGCGCCTCGCCGACCTCACCGCGGCCGGCTTCCTCAGTAAATCCCAGGTTGGACGAGGGAAGCAGGGGCGGTACTCGCTGACCGAACTCGGTCTGACCGCCGTCCCGGTACTGGTCGAACTCGGCCGGCTGGGCACGACGATCGACCCGACCACTGCCGAGCACGCACCGTACTTCGATGCGGAGGGACCGGGAAGCCTCGACGGACGGATGAGCGCGCTGCGCGCGACTCACCTCTGA